TAGCCCGTGCGCCCCACCAGGGCGGGGAAAGTATTCCCGTCCAGGGTTAGGGTGCCCTCCCAAGCCCCGAAGGGGCGCAGGCCCTCCACCGGGGCCAGGGAGGCCATCTTCCCAAAGGCGTCGGGCCCCTGGAAAGCCACCATCACCGTCTGCAGGGTAATATCTGTCAGGGTCAGGGGGGGGAACTCCCGCCCCCACTGGGCCAGCCACGCCCCCACAGCCAGACGATTGGCGGCGTTGCATACCAGCAGGTAGCGCTCCTCCCCCAGGCGGTAGAGGATGGTGTCGTCTATGATGCCCCCCTGGGGGTTGAGCAGGAAGCCGTAGCGGGCACGGCCGGGGCGCAAGGCGCGGGCGTCGTGGGTAAGCAAGCGGGCCAAAAGAGGCCCCGCCCCCGGCCCCTCTACCCGTATGCGCCCCATGTGGGAGACATCAAAGATGCCGCTGGCTGTGCGCACCGCCCGCACCTCGGCCAAAATGCCGGCGAACTGGAGGGGCATCTCCCAGCCGGCGAAGGGCACCATCTTGGCCCCCTGTGCCAGGTGCTCAGCGTAAAGGGCAGTACGCAAGAGGGAAGGAGGAGACGGGCTCACCTACGGCTCCTAAGTGGGGCTTACGAGTAGCGTAACCATGCCCCAGGGGGGTGTCAAGGCACGAAAGGCCCCAGGCCTATCCCCGCCCGCCCCTGGGAAAAGGCCCACGCCCATGCCACCCGCATCCCCTTGGGCCACAACGACAGGGGCAGGGTGCGAAAGGCCGTCCACAACGGGCCAGGGGCCAACAGGCGCGCAAACGCCCTCCCCGGGAAATCAATGTCCCCATGCTCTTGGATAACGCGGGCGATGCGGGGATGGCCCAGCATCTGCAGGGCCACTGTCAGTTCCCGCGGGGTCAGGCCCAGCAACAGACGGCGGAGCACGCTGGCCCGTTGCACTTCCCGCCCTATGGGGGAGTGCCACCACCGCTGGTAGGGGGCCAGGGCGCGGGCGGAACAGTCGTCCTTTTCCAGGGCGCGCTGGGCCACGGCGGCGCACCAATGGGCTGCCACGATGCCTGTGTAAATCCCCCCGCCCGAGGAGGGCTTCACCTGGCCCCCAGCGTCCCCCACCAGCAGAACGCCATCCCCCACCAAGCGGTGGGGATGCCCCGACGCCAGGGGGATGACGCCCCCCTGCAGGCGCACCACCCGCGCCCCCCGCAGGGGCGGAAAGGTGTCCAGCAGGTGCTGGAGGAGCCGACGGGGGCTCACGCCCCGCTGGGAAGTGCCCACCCCAATGCGCGCCATCCCATCCCCCAGGGGGATGGCCCACCCAAACCAGCCTGGATAGGTATAGGGGTCCAGGGCCACATACACCAGGGAGGGGTCCAGCCCCTGGATGGCCACCTCGCCCCCCAGGGCGTAGACCACCTCCCGCGGGGCGACGCCCAACGCCTGGGCCACCACCGAGCGGGAGCCATCGGCCCCCACCACCAGGCGACACGCCACCGTCTCCTCGTGGCCGTTGCGCCGCAGGCGTAGATGCAGGGAGCCGTTGCCGTTGCGCTCTATCCCCAGGGCGCGGGCACCCAGGAGGAGATCGGCCCCCGCCTCCTGGGCCTGTGTGGCCAGGAAAGCATCCAGCCCCACTCGGTCAATGACCAGGGCTTTGGGATGGGAAGCCACCAGGGGCAGGGCCGTCCCCTCTGGGCCGAAGGTCAGCACACCCCGCACTGCGTTGCGTACCAGGGTGGCGGGGGCGTGGGCAGCCTCCAGGGTGCGGGGGGTTACCAGGCCCGAGCAGTGGCAGGGGACGCCCACCTGCAGGTGCTCCTCCACCAGAAGCACCCGAAAATGGCGCTGGGCCAGCAGGCGGGCCACTGTGGATCCTGCCGGCCCCGCCCCGACCACGACCACATCGTAGGTGAGCGCCACGGGAAAGTTACCTGCGGGAGGGAAGGGTCATGTCGGACACCCCGTAGCGCCGCTCCATCTCGTAAATCTGGGGCAAGCCCAGTACATCGGCGACTTCGGTGCGGATGATGTCCATCCAAGGGGTGTCCACCGTGCCCTTACGCTTCAGGTGGGTGAAGGCGTCCTTGAGCGCCCGGTAGATCACGCCGATGGTGGCCCCAGCGATCATAATCTTGAACCCCATGCGCTCCACCTCTTTGACGGGGCGGAGCATGCCGTTGTAGAGTTTGGGGATGTCGGGCAGGGCGCGGGCATAGGTCTCTAGATCCTCTTGGGTGCGGATGCCGTCCACGAACACCAGGTCGGCCCCCGCTGCGCGGTAGGCGCGACAGCGGCGGATGGTCTCCTCCCAGCCGTGCACGGCCAAGGCATCTGTGCGAGCAATGATGACGAAGTCCTTATCCCGGCGGGCGTCCAAGGCGGCGCGGATTTTCTGGACATGCTCCTCCAGGGGGACGACCTGCTTGCCCTCAAAGAAGCCACACTTCTTGGGGAACACCTGGTCTTCCAGATGGATGCCGGCCACCCCCGCATCCTCATACTCCCGCACCGTGCGCCAGACATTGATGGGGTTGCCATAGCCCGTGTCGGCGTCGCACAGCACGGGGGTGCGCACAGCGGCGGCGATGTAACGGGCGTTCTGGACCATCTCCGTTTGGGTAACCAGGCCCACATCGGGATAGCCCCGGGCGGCGGCGGTGCCGAAGCCTGTCATATATAGCAGGGGGAAGCCCACCGCCTCGGCAATTTTGGCCTGGAAGGCGTCAAACACGAAGGGGGCAAGGATCAGCCCGGGGCGTCGCAGAAGCCGGCGGAAGCGTGTGGTGGGTTTCATGGACATCTCCTTCTAGGATAGCGTCTTCCCTTGGGCCAGGCGCGCTTTGAGGTAGTTGTTGAGCCCGCCGGCCATAAGGATTTGATAGGGCGGGCTATCTTTGGGCAGGGCCTCGGCCTGCAGGGTGAGGCCTTTGGTCAGGTTGCAAACATGCCCTGTCTCCACATCCACCTCCGCCATATCTCCCTCGTCAAAGGCCTTGGAGCCCCCCGGGCAGATGAGCACGGGGAAGGCGATGTGGGTGCTGTTGCGGAAGAAGAGGCGGGAGACGGAGCCGGCCGTCACGCAGGAGATGCCCAAGGCCTTGAGCATGCGCGCCGCCGGCCGGCTGGAACCGCACCCGAAGTTGCGCCCCGCGATGATGATGTCGCCGGGGGTTACTTGTTGTGCCCAGCCGGGGCGGTTAGCCTCCATGCAGAACTGGGCCGCCTCCTTGTCGGAGATGCCCGGGCGGGCCAGCATCCGCGTGCCGGGCATCATCAGGTCGGTGCTGATGTGGTCGCCGGACTTCCACACCTTGCCCGTGAAGCGCATGGGCCCCTCCTCTACAGGAACTGGCGGGGGACGGTGATGTAGCCCGGTACCACCCAGGCGGCCACCGTAGCGGGGTTGGCCAGGTAGACGAAGGCCTTGGGACTTCCCATGCGCCCTTGAAAGTTGCGGTTGGAGGAGGAGATGCACACCTCCCCATCCCCCAGGACGCCCATGTGGAGGCCAGGGCAGGGCCCGCAGATGCTATGGGTAACAAGGGCACCTGCGATGACAGCGGTGCCGTCCAGCTTGGCCCAAATATATGCCCCCGGCTTGACCTGGGGGCGGCCCGAGGCACGGGCGAGGGTCTTCTCTGCCATTGTGGCGCCCATGCGTCAATTCTCCTATCCATCGCCAGGGGCTGTAAGCCGGGGCAGGCCTTGCCCCCATGGTGGCCCGAGGGGACATGCCTGTCAAGGACGGAGCGCTACCCCAGATTTGTGGGGCTGTTCTCCCCCTTGACAGGGATATCCCACAAGGCGCTATGATGGCTTGAGCCAGAGGGGCCACTCCTTTCGCCTCGTTGCCCCCCGACGGTCACGAGGGCTTATGCGGCGGAGGGTTTGTGCGCTGGTGGGCCTCCTGGTTGCCCTGGGGGCACTGCTGGGGGCGTGCCGGGGTGTGCCGCAGCCCAGCCAGCCCGTGCCTCCCCGTGTGCCGACACCGCCCAGTGCCGAACCGCCCCCGGTGCTGCCCACCCCGACACCTGTTGCCCTCCCCCCGGTTGTTGCCGAACCCACCCCCACACCCACCCTCGTGCCTCCCCCGGGTCCGCCCCTGAAGTATGGGGGTATTCTGCGCAACGCCCAAGCCGATACGCCCCCCTCCTGCGACCTGCGCATGGAAGAGGGGCGTGCCTACGCCGCCGTTTTCGCGTGTAGCCCTATGCTCAACCAACTTGTGAAGTACGAGGGTGGGGGATACGAGAAGGTTGTGCCCGACCTAGCCCAGGCGTGGGAGGTGCAGGACGGGGGGAGGACATGGGTATTCCGCCTGGGGGATGCCCGCTGGCACGACGGACTGCCCGTTACCTCCGCCGATGTCCTGTATTCCTTGGAAGCGGTGCTCCATCCCCCGGCGGGGATGCGTGTGGGGCGGGCGGGTGCCCTGCAACGCTACATAGAGCAGATGGACGCCCCCGACCCCAAGACCGTCGTCATCCGCTTGAAGTTTCCCGCTCCCTCCTTCCTGCCCACCCTGGCGTTGGTGTACGCGTCCATTTTCCCGCGGCACCACCTGATGCACCTGGTCCCCCCCAGCCCCAAGACGCCCGACCTGGTGGTGGGCAGCGGCCCCTTCACCTTTCGGCGGTGGCTCCCGGGCTCCTTTGTGGAACTGGCCAGGAACCCTCACTACTTCCTCAAAGACCGCCCCTATGTGGACGGCTATACCATCTACATCATGCCCGACGCCACCAGCCGGTTGGCCGCCCTGCGCACCCGCCAGATAGACATGCTCTCCGCCGATGCCCTGCGCCGGGAGGATGTGGCGGAACTGCTCGCCCACCCCCGTTTGCGGGAGCAGATCATCGTGCACACCCACTACGCCAACAGCGTGGCGACCCTGCAGATCAACACCGTCGCGGCTCACCGCGACCCCCGCACGGGGAGGGTGGTGGACTGGGGCGACCTGCGCCTGCGCCAGGCGCTCAACCTGGCCATAGACCGCCACGAGGTGCGCACCGCCGTCTATGGGGGGCTGGGGGCTTTGGGGGGCCTTTTACCCCCCTATTCCCCCTGGGGCCTCACCGAGGAGGAGGTGGCCCGCCTGCCCGGGATGGCCCCCACCGGCCCCGCCAAAGAGGCGGAACGTGTTCAGGCCCGTCGGCTTCTGGTGGAAGCGGGTTTCCCCGAAGGGCTGGATGTCCCCCTTCTGGTGCGGAGCGCTCCCACACCCCTTGCTCTAGCCTCCGCCCTCCAGGAGCAGGCCAAAACGATAGGCGTGGGCGTACATCTGGTGGCCCTGGAGGGGCCCCGCTACTGGGAGGCGCTGGCGCGCCGGGAATTTGTGCTCCTGGCCCACATCCACACCCTGCCCCTTTTTGACCCCGACCTGGTCTTCGCCTCCCACGCCCTGTGCGGGGGGCCCGAGAACTACCCGGGCGTGTGCGACCCTGTTCTGGAGGACCTGTTCCGTCGCCAGCAGGAGGAGATGGACCCCGCTCGGCGGCGGGAGGTGGTGCGGGCCTTCCAGCGCCGTTACCAGGAGGTGCTGGGGAAAATGACGCTGGTATGGGAAGTGCGTCACCCCGCCTGGTGGGGCTATGTGAAGGGCTACACTCCCACACCCCTCTACTATCTCCAGCACGGCTCCCGCATGGAGGAGGTGTGGCTGGACCGCTAGGTTACCCGCCCCCCGCCAGGACCCGCCCCGCCGCCGCCGTGCCGGCTCCGGGGGGCACCTCGTAGCCCAGACGGGGGAGAAGGGCCTCCAGGGCGCACAGGAGGGTGAGCACAGCCGACGGCGTAGCGTTCTCCCCCATGAGGCCGATGCGGAGGATTTTGCCCCGCAAGGCCCCCAGCCCGCCCCCCACCTCAATACCCCATTCGTCCAACAGGGTGCGGCGCAGTTTCATCTCGTCCACCCCCTCGGGGAGGACAACGGTGGTCAACTGGGGAGTGCGGTGGGCTTCGGCCACCAGCAGGCGCAAGCCCAAAGCCTCCAGGCCCGCCCACAGCGCCCGGGCCACCCGCCGATGCCGTTCCCAGCGGGCCTCCAGGCCCTCCTCCAAAATGAGGCGCAAGCCCTCGTGCAGACCGTAGAGGAGGTTGACGGGTGCCGTATGGTGGTACAGGCGCGGCCCGCCCCAGTAGGAGCGGTGGAGGGTCAAATCCAAGTAGAAGGAGCGCACCTTTTGGGTGCGGCGGGCGATGGCCTGCTCCGCCCGGGGGCTAACGGTGACCGGGGCCAAACCCGGCGGACATCCCAAACACTTCTGGGAGGCGCTATAGCAGAAGTCAATGCCCCAGGCATCCACCTCTACGGGGCTTCCCCCCAGGGAGGTTACAGCATCCACGATGAGCAGGCAGTCGTAGCGACGGGCCAGGGCGGATAAGGCCTCCAGGGGCTGCAGCACACCGGTGGAGGTCTCGGCGTGGACAACGCCCAACGCCTTCACCTTCGGGTGTTTGCGCAGTTCCGCCTCCACGGCGTCCGGGTCCAGGGGGCGTCCCCACTCCCCTGGGACGGTGGCCACCGTGGCCCCGTAGCGGCGGGCAATTTCCGCCAAGCGCTCCCCGAAGAAGCCGTGCGTGCCCACCACCACCACATCCCCCGGCTCCACCAGGTTGGCGATGGCCGTCTCCATCCCGGCGGTGCCTGTGCCGGGCATGGCGATGCACAGGTCGTTGCGGGTGCGGAACAGGGCGCGCAACATCGCCGCTATTTCGTCCATGGTCTGCATCCATGTGGGGTCCAGGTAGCCCAGGGCGGGGGCGCTCATAGCCCGCAGGACGCGGGGGTTGATGTTGCTGGGGCCGGGCCCCAACAGCAGGCGCTGGGGCACCTGCAACGGGGGTGCCACGGACGCTGCCATCTGCGCCATACACGCCTCCTTGGGGGGAGTGGGCTTGCTTGCCTTACCATCCTACCACACGCCCCACCAGGGGCACGCCCGCCTATGAGGGCAGGCGGGAGCCGATAAAGTCCCTATAGCCCGCCAGGAACTCCCGCCACCCCATAGGGCGCTTCCCCTCCAGGTGCAGGCGCAGAAGGGCCAGAACGCCCTGGCCCGTTTGCAGGCCCACGGGGGCGGGGGCGTGGGTGGGCAGGGCGACCACAGTGCCCGGGGGGTGGGCGGTGTCCTGCGGCCAGGGTCGCGCCTCCAGCACCTTCAGCACCTGCCCCTTCCAGCGGGTGAAGGTGCCCGGCCAGGGGTCATAGGCCCGCACCGCCCGCCACAACTGCACCGCCGACTGGGTGAAGTCCAGCCAGCCGTCCTCTTTGGTAAGCAGGCGGGTGGTGCTGGCCTGGGTGGGGTCTTGGGGGCGGGGGGAGATCTCCCCCCGCGCCCAACGCTCCAGGGTCTGCACCAGCAGAGACGCCCCCCGACGGAACAGGCGCTCCGTCAGAGTGCGGGTCGTATCTTCGTCCCTTATAGGCTCCTCCACCTGGGCCAGGATGGGGCCGGTGTCCATCCCCGGGTCTAGCAGCATAAGCGTTATCCCCGTAACCGCGTCGCCGTTGAGGATGGCTGTGGCCACAGGCGACGGCCCCCGATATTTGGGGAGCAGGGAGGGGTGCAGGTTCAAACAACCCAAAGGGGGAATGGCCAACACCTCGGGGGGCAGGAGTTTGCCATAGGCGGCCACGATGATGACCTGGGGGGCTAGGCGGCGCAGGGTCTCTTGAGCCTCGGCGCGGCGCAGGGTGGGGGGCTGGAAGACGGGGAGCCCCCGCTCCACTGCCCACACCTTCACCGGCGAGGGTTCGGTGCGCTGGCCCCGGCCGGCAGGCTTATCGGGCGGGGTGACCACCCCCACCACCTCGTGCCCAGCCTCTGCCAGCGTCTCCAGCACAGGGATGACAAAGGCAGGGGTTCCCATGAAGACCAGACGCATGACCCCTCCCCCCTCAGTGTAACGCTTGGGGCGTGCGAGCACCCTGCACGGGAGCATCTGCACCGATGACGCCTTTCGCACAACCTGCAGACCCCGCCGAAAACGGGATAACCCTCTCCCTCTGATCCTGGGCAACAGGGGGGTGATGGGCTACCATGGAGGGATTACCAACGAGCGGGGCGCTACGCATGGACGCCATCATCGTGCGCGGGGCGCGGGAGCACAACCTGAAGGGGATTGATGTCACCATCCCCCGCAACCGGTTCGTGGTCATCACGGGGGTCTCGGGGTCGGGCAAAAGTTCCCTGGCCTTTGACACCATCTATGCCGAGGCTCAACGGCGGTATGTGGAATCCCTCTCCTCCTATGCCCGCCAGTTCTTGGGACGCTTGGAGAAGCCCGATGTGGAGGAAATTCGCGGCCTTTCCCCCGCTATCTCCATTGACCAGAAGGGCGTCTCCCACAACCCGCGCTCCACGGTAGGCACTATCACCGAGATTTACGACTACCTGCGCCTGCTGTTTGCCCGCGTGGGGGTGCCTCACTGCCCCCAGTGCCGCCGCCCCGTCCAGAAGCAGACCGTAGACCAGATCGTGGATGCCCTGTATGCCCTGCCCCCGAACACCCGCCTGATGGTGCTGGCCCCTGTGGTGCGTGACCGCAAGGGGGAGCACAAGGATGTGCTGGAATCGGCTCGCAAGAAGGGCTACCAGCGGGTGCGGGTGGACGGCGTGCTGTACGACCTGGGGGAGCGCATTGAACTAGACAAGGATAAGCGCCACACGGTAGAGGTGGTGGTGGACCGCCTAGTTACGGGGGAGGGGCTGGAGCGGGGGCGGGTGCACAACTCGCTGGAGACGGCCCTGCGCCTGGCCGATGGGGTGGTGGGCATCTCCCTGGTGGACCGCAAAGAGGAGCTCATCTTCGCCGAACAGTTTGCCTGCCCCTATTGCGGCATCAGCATGCCCGAGCCGGAGCCCCGCACCTTCTCCTTCAACAGCCCCCACGGGGCCTGCCCGGCGTGCACGGGCCTCGGCTTCACCCTGGAACTGGACCCTGACTACATCGTCCCCAACCCCGACCTGACCCTGGCCGAGGGGGCCATCATCCCCTGGACGCGCATGGGTGCCTCCAGTCCCTGGTATCGGAGCCTGCTGGAGTCCCTGGCGCGGGCCTACGACTTCTCCCTCCACACCCCGTGGAAGGACCTTCCCCCCTGGGTGCAGGACTTGGTGCTCTACGGCGATAACGAACGCTCCTTCACCATGCGCCACCGCACCCAGCAGGGGAAGGTGTACAAGTGGGAGACCACCTTTGAAGGGGTCATACCCAACTTAATGCGCCGCTACAAGGAGACGGAGTCCGACTATATCCGCTCGGAGATTGAGCGCTACATGGCCCAGCGCCCGTGCACCCAGTGCCAGGGGAAGCGCCTGAAGCCCGAAGCCCTGGCAGTAACCGTGTGCGGCAAGAACATTATGGAGGTGTGCGCCCTGACCATCGAGGAGGCCAGCCGTTGGGTGCAGGCCATCCAGCAGGAGGACCCCCAGCGGGAGGTGCGGGGAGAGGTGCTCACCCCCCGCCAGCGCCTCATCGCCCGCCAGGTGCTGAAAGAGATCGCCACCCGCCTGCAGTTCCTGTTAGACATCGGCCTAGACTACCTGACATTGGACCGCATGGCCAGCACCCTGTCGGGGGGCGAGGCCCAGCGCATCCGCCTGGCCACCCAAATCGGCTCGGGCCTGACGGGGGTGCTGTATGTGTGCGATGAGCCGTCCATTGGCCTGCATCCTGTGGACGACCATCGCCTCATCGCCACCCTGAAGCGCCTGCGGGATATGGGCAACACCATCTTGGTGGTGGAGCACGACGAGGCCATCATCCGCGCTGCCGATTGGATTATTGACCTGGGCCCCGGCGCGGGGGAGCACGGGGGACGCATCGTGGCCGAGGGGACGGTGGAGGACATTATGGCCTCCCCCGAGTCCATCACGGGGGCGTATCTGTCGGGGCGTCGGCGCCTTCCCCTCCCCTCCAAGAGGCGGCCGGGCAACGGCCTGTTCCTGGAGGTGCAGGGGGCCCAAGCCAACAACCTGAAAGACATCACCGTCCGTTTCCCCCTGGGCACTCTGACCTGCGTAACGGGCGTGTCCGGGTCGGGCAAGAGCACCTTGGTGTACGATGTGCTCTACAAGCGCCTGGCCCAGCACTTCTACCGCGCTAAGGACAAGCCCGGCCCCCATCGGGCTATCATCGGGATGGAGCACCTGGATAAGGTGGTGCTGGTGGACCAGTCCCCCATCGGGCGGACGCCCCGCTCCAACCCTGCGACGTATGTGGGGGTGTTCACCCCCATTCGGGAACTGTTCGCCCAGTTGCCAGACGCCAAGATGCGGGGCTATGGGCCGGGGCGCTTCTCCTTCAATGTGCGGGGCGGGCGCTGCGAGGCCTGCGAAGGGGAGGGCTACACCGAGATCCAGATGCAGTTCCTGCCCGATGTGACGGTTCCCTGTGAGGTGTGCAAGGGGCGACGCTACACCCGTGAGGCCCTGGAGGTCAAGTTCAAGGGCTACTCCATCGCCGATGTGCTGGACATGACGGTGGAGCAGGCCCTGGAGGTGTTCAAGGACATCCCCCGCATCCGCTCCAAACTGGAGACCATGCGGGATGTGGGGCTGGGGTACATCCGCCTGGGCCAGCCCGCCACCACCCTGTCGGGGGGCGAGGCCCAGCGGGTGAAACTGGCGGCGGAACTGTCCCGCCGGGCCACGGGGCGCACCCTCTACATCCTGGACGAACCCACCACTGGCCTCTCCTTTGAGGACTGCGCCTACCTGTTGCGGGTGCTCCACCGCCTGGTGGACCGGGGGAACACGGTCATCCTGATTGAGCACCACCTGGATATGATCAAGAACGCCGACTGGATTATTGACCTGGGGCCGGGGGCAGGGGAGCGGGGGGGCAGGGTGGTGTGCACGGGCACCCCCGAACAAGTGGCACGCCACCCGGCGAGCGCAACGGGCCAGTTTTTGCGCCGTGTGCTGGACGTGGAGGCGGGGGTGCGGTAAGGGGCCCCCGCCCTTGACCCCCACAACCCAGGGGAGCGAGGGCCGTGGTGCGTCTGTTCATCGGCCTGGCATTAGTGGCTTTGGGCACGCTCCTGCTCTTGGAGCGGTTGGGGATCGTGGAAGGGGCGTGGAGTATCGGGTGGCCCGCCCTGCTCATCGTGCTTGGGGTAGCTGTGCTCTTGGGTGGTCTTTTGCGGAGGTAGACGGGGATGCGGCCGCCGTTCTGGGCGCAACTGGCGGGGGTGTTTCTCATCGCCGTGGGGATGGTGCTCCTCCTCAACGCCTTGGGCATCGCGTTGGTGGCGGTGGTGGATGTGCTTATCGGGGCGGGGGCGGTGGTGTTGATCATTATGGGGTTGCGCCTGTTGCGGCGCTCCCGCTGGGTGCGACGGGAGCCCTTCGTGGACATCCTAATGGGGAGCATTCGGCGGGGCTCCGAGTGGGAGGTTACCTCGGCCCAGTTTGCTGTGGGCATCGGGCAGGTGCGCCTGGACTTGACGGGCGCACGGGTGCCCCCTGGGGAGCACCACCTGCTGGTGGATTGCATTCTGGGCAGTGTGCGGGTGGTGCTCCCCGCCGATGTGGGGGTCGCCGTGTCGTGTCGGGTGGGGTTGGGGGAGATTGTGGCCTTTGGCCAGCGGTGGGAGGGGATCAACCGCTCCCTGACCCTGCGCACCCCCGACTACGAG
Above is a window of Dehalococcoidia bacterium DNA encoding:
- the gcvT gene encoding glycine cleavage system aminomethyltransferase GcvT — protein: MSPSPPSLLRTALYAEHLAQGAKMVPFAGWEMPLQFAGILAEVRAVRTASGIFDVSHMGRIRVEGPGAGPLLARLLTHDARALRPGRARYGFLLNPQGGIIDDTILYRLGEERYLLVCNAANRLAVGAWLAQWGREFPPLTLTDITLQTVMVAFQGPDAFGKMASLAPVEGLRPFGAWEGTLTLDGNTFPALVGRTGYTGEDGVEVVVPAEGGPALWRRLVALGAQPCGLGARDILRLEAGLMLHGTDIDPSTTPLEAGLERFVDLQREGFIGREALLAQQAQGLRRRLVGFVLHQRGVPRHGYSILYDGKVVGSVTSGGFSPTLEKDIGMGYVEPACAQPATPLEVDIRGRRVPGEVVALPFYSRRRAESR
- a CDS encoding NAD(P)/FAD-dependent oxidoreductase; the encoded protein is MALTYDVVVVGAGPAGSTVARLLAQRHFRVLLVEEHLQVGVPCHCSGLVTPRTLEAAHAPATLVRNAVRGVLTFGPEGTALPLVASHPKALVIDRVGLDAFLATQAQEAGADLLLGARALGIERNGNGSLHLRLRRNGHEETVACRLVVGADGSRSVVAQALGVAPREVVYALGGEVAIQGLDPSLVYVALDPYTYPGWFGWAIPLGDGMARIGVGTSQRGVSPRRLLQHLLDTFPPLRGARVVRLQGGVIPLASGHPHRLVGDGVLLVGDAGGQVKPSSGGGIYTGIVAAHWCAAVAQRALEKDDCSARALAPYQRWWHSPIGREVQRASVLRRLLLGLTPRELTVALQMLGHPRIARVIQEHGDIDFPGRAFARLLAPGPLWTAFRTLPLSLWPKGMRVAWAWAFSQGRAGIGLGPFVP
- a CDS encoding isocitrate lyase/PEP mutase family protein, coding for MKPTTRFRRLLRRPGLILAPFVFDAFQAKIAEAVGFPLLYMTGFGTAAARGYPDVGLVTQTEMVQNARYIAAAVRTPVLCDADTGYGNPINVWRTVREYEDAGVAGIHLEDQVFPKKCGFFEGKQVVPLEEHVQKIRAALDARRDKDFVIIARTDALAVHGWEETIRRCRAYRAAGADLVFVDGIRTQEDLETYARALPDIPKLYNGMLRPVKEVERMGFKIMIAGATIGVIYRALKDAFTHLKRKGTVDTPWMDIIRTEVADVLGLPQIYEMERRYGVSDMTLPSRR
- the leuD gene encoding 3-isopropylmalate dehydratase small subunit (catalyzes the isomerization between 2-isopropylmalate and 3-isopropylmalate in leucine biosynthesis), whose product is MRFTGKVWKSGDHISTDLMMPGTRMLARPGISDKEAAQFCMEANRPGWAQQVTPGDIIIAGRNFGCGSSRPAARMLKALGISCVTAGSVSRLFFRNSTHIAFPVLICPGGSKAFDEGDMAEVDVETGHVCNLTKGLTLQAEALPKDSPPYQILMAGGLNNYLKARLAQGKTLS
- a CDS encoding ABC transporter substrate-binding protein, with the protein product MRRRVCALVGLLVALGALLGACRGVPQPSQPVPPRVPTPPSAEPPPVLPTPTPVALPPVVAEPTPTPTLVPPPGPPLKYGGILRNAQADTPPSCDLRMEEGRAYAAVFACSPMLNQLVKYEGGGYEKVVPDLAQAWEVQDGGRTWVFRLGDARWHDGLPVTSADVLYSLEAVLHPPAGMRVGRAGALQRYIEQMDAPDPKTVVIRLKFPAPSFLPTLALVYASIFPRHHLMHLVPPSPKTPDLVVGSGPFTFRRWLPGSFVELARNPHYFLKDRPYVDGYTIYIMPDATSRLAALRTRQIDMLSADALRREDVAELLAHPRLREQIIVHTHYANSVATLQINTVAAHRDPRTGRVVDWGDLRLRQALNLAIDRHEVRTAVYGGLGALGGLLPPYSPWGLTEEEVARLPGMAPTGPAKEAERVQARRLLVEAGFPEGLDVPLLVRSAPTPLALASALQEQAKTIGVGVHLVALEGPRYWEALARREFVLLAHIHTLPLFDPDLVFASHALCGGPENYPGVCDPVLEDLFRRQQEEMDPARRREVVRAFQRRYQEVLGKMTLVWEVRHPAWWGYVKGYTPTPLYYLQHGSRMEEVWLDR
- a CDS encoding alanine--glyoxylate aminotransferase family protein yields the protein MAQMAASVAPPLQVPQRLLLGPGPSNINPRVLRAMSAPALGYLDPTWMQTMDEIAAMLRALFRTRNDLCIAMPGTGTAGMETAIANLVEPGDVVVVGTHGFFGERLAEIARRYGATVATVPGEWGRPLDPDAVEAELRKHPKVKALGVVHAETSTGVLQPLEALSALARRYDCLLIVDAVTSLGGSPVEVDAWGIDFCYSASQKCLGCPPGLAPVTVSPRAEQAIARRTQKVRSFYLDLTLHRSYWGGPRLYHHTAPVNLLYGLHEGLRLILEEGLEARWERHRRVARALWAGLEALGLRLLVAEAHRTPQLTTVVLPEGVDEMKLRRTLLDEWGIEVGGGLGALRGKILRIGLMGENATPSAVLTLLCALEALLPRLGYEVPPGAGTAAAGRVLAGGG
- the fmt gene encoding methionyl-tRNA formyltransferase codes for the protein MRLVFMGTPAFVIPVLETLAEAGHEVVGVVTPPDKPAGRGQRTEPSPVKVWAVERGLPVFQPPTLRRAEAQETLRRLAPQVIIVAAYGKLLPPEVLAIPPLGCLNLHPSLLPKYRGPSPVATAILNGDAVTGITLMLLDPGMDTGPILAQVEEPIRDEDTTRTLTERLFRRGASLLVQTLERWARGEISPRPQDPTQASTTRLLTKEDGWLDFTQSAVQLWRAVRAYDPWPGTFTRWKGQVLKVLEARPWPQDTAHPPGTVVALPTHAPAPVGLQTGQGVLALLRLHLEGKRPMGWREFLAGYRDFIGSRLPS
- the uvrA gene encoding excinuclease ABC subunit UvrA encodes the protein MEGLPTSGALRMDAIIVRGAREHNLKGIDVTIPRNRFVVITGVSGSGKSSLAFDTIYAEAQRRYVESLSSYARQFLGRLEKPDVEEIRGLSPAISIDQKGVSHNPRSTVGTITEIYDYLRLLFARVGVPHCPQCRRPVQKQTVDQIVDALYALPPNTRLMVLAPVVRDRKGEHKDVLESARKKGYQRVRVDGVLYDLGERIELDKDKRHTVEVVVDRLVTGEGLERGRVHNSLETALRLADGVVGISLVDRKEELIFAEQFACPYCGISMPEPEPRTFSFNSPHGACPACTGLGFTLELDPDYIVPNPDLTLAEGAIIPWTRMGASSPWYRSLLESLARAYDFSLHTPWKDLPPWVQDLVLYGDNERSFTMRHRTQQGKVYKWETTFEGVIPNLMRRYKETESDYIRSEIERYMAQRPCTQCQGKRLKPEALAVTVCGKNIMEVCALTIEEASRWVQAIQQEDPQREVRGEVLTPRQRLIARQVLKEIATRLQFLLDIGLDYLTLDRMASTLSGGEAQRIRLATQIGSGLTGVLYVCDEPSIGLHPVDDHRLIATLKRLRDMGNTILVVEHDEAIIRAADWIIDLGPGAGEHGGRIVAEGTVEDIMASPESITGAYLSGRRRLPLPSKRRPGNGLFLEVQGAQANNLKDITVRFPLGTLTCVTGVSGSGKSTLVYDVLYKRLAQHFYRAKDKPGPHRAIIGMEHLDKVVLVDQSPIGRTPRSNPATYVGVFTPIRELFAQLPDAKMRGYGPGRFSFNVRGGRCEACEGEGYTEIQMQFLPDVTVPCEVCKGRRYTREALEVKFKGYSIADVLDMTVEQALEVFKDIPRIRSKLETMRDVGLGYIRLGQPATTLSGGEAQRVKLAAELSRRATGRTLYILDEPTTGLSFEDCAYLLRVLHRLVDRGNTVILIEHHLDMIKNADWIIDLGPGAGERGGRVVCTGTPEQVARHPASATGQFLRRVLDVEAGVR
- a CDS encoding DUF5668 domain-containing protein, which produces MVRLFIGLALVALGTLLLLERLGIVEGAWSIGWPALLIVLGVAVLLGGLLRR